AAGTTTTACGGTCGATAAAGACAATTGAATCCTACGAATCAATCTGATAAAAGGAAGGCGCATGCAAGGTATTAGTAAGGATATTAACAGATTCACACTTCGTTTCATCCTTTTTACGGAAGTAATCGGCTACACTGTCGCAGTTCCGATCGGTCTTCTCCTTTTTTACCTTGTCTTGGATTTAGACGCTAAGCAAACCCGAAACCTGATTTTTTCCGCCGCTACAGTATCTGCAGCTTTGCTAGCATATACCTTCTTTGCGACTCGTTGGAAACTTTCACCTCTTTTAAATTATAGAAACCAATTCGCGACAGGTGCAGTAAATCGAGATACCGTTTTTAAAGCGCAAAGGGCGTTATTCCGACTTCCGTTTATTCACTCGATCGACGTCGGTTTACGAATGTTTTTGGGAGGAGCAATCACAGCTATCCTCTTCGATTATCTTTCTCCGGAAACCGGCGCGGACATTTACAATCTTTTCGGGATTCTTCTGTTCATCACGGCCAGTTTGGCGATGCATTTTTACCTCGCGACGGATCGCCTAAAGGACAATTTAAGCCGTACCGACCTATTCGGATCCATCGATTCCGGCTCTCTAGTTAAACTAAGCTTAAATAGAACTTTATCCTTAACGTTTTTCTTTATCGTGTTCGTACTATCGATCGGAGTTTCGACGGTGGTTTATAAACTTACCTATAATTCGATTCGAATCGCTTATTTCGGACAGATGAAGAACATTTCTCAAACGCTAGACCTGCTAACGGAAACTCTCTATCGTGAGGCGGAATCGGAAGCGAAGGACGTGACCGAAAACCGAAACATAGTATTCCAATTATCGAAATTTCAATATAAGGACGCTTCCGAATCTTTAAATCGGTTTCTACTAACTAGCGTAAAATTCGAAGGAATCGCGGTTTGGACGGAAGAAACGGACAGCTACAGGAAATTGTCCTCAAGCGGAACTTTGGTCGAAGAGCCTTCAGCCTATGTGAATCAATTCGCTCTTCCGGCCCCAAAAGAACTAAAAGTCATTCTGGAGAAAAACGGAATCTACCTAACCGAACCGGGTGCCTCCTCCGTCACAGGCGCTCCGGTCATTCTTTACATAAAAGAGTTACAAATTCCGAATGGTCCTAAATCGTTTGCAGTCTTTTCCTTTAAAATCGGCGACCTGACTACCTGGATCCTGCAGTCGATCAAGGTAGGAAAGACCGGCTATCCCGGGATCATGTCTCCGAAGATGACCTTCCTAAATCATATTAACCCTTCGTTTCGACTCAAGAATATTCAAGAATTTTCGTTTAGGGATGCGTTTACGGGAAGCGTGGACGACGTGCCTGTTCGGTATACTCTTGACGGGATCTTTAAGTTTATGATCTATAAAACGAATCAGAAATACGGGTTTAAATCCTTCGTTGCGGTGGAAAACGAGGAGATTTCTAATCAGGCTTTAAACACCGCCCTCTATATGATCGCGATCTCTTTCGTAGGATTAATTTTCGTGGGCGCTTTGATTTATTTCGTCCTAACTAAAAATTTGCAACCCTTGAAAGAGAGCCGGGACCTAATCGAGAAGATGGCCGAAGGGGATTTAGGGCATACGATTTCCGTATTTTCTAGAAACGAAATCGGGGAAATGTCCATCAGCATCAACGAATTTAATAAAAAGGTAAAAAACGTTCTTGGTAAAATATCCGATGCATCTTCTAATCTCGCCTCCTCGTCGGAAGAAATGTCGGCGACTTTGCGATCGATTTCGGATAACGCGCAAGGGCAAGCGGCTTCCGCGGAGGAAATTTCCGCCTCTATAGAGGAAATTTCGGCGGGAATGGACTCCATCTCCTACCAAACGGAAGAACAGGTGAGACTTTTGGATAGACTCGGCGGGGAAATGAATGAATTTTCGGCTTCGATACGAAATACTTCCAAAAACGTCGAAGATACTTTAGGACAGGTAAAGAGAATCACGGAGGATGCGAAGAAGGGTGGAAAAACCCTCGAATTGACCAACGCAAGTATCGGAAAAATTTCCCGCAGTTCCGAAGAGATCAGCGGCGTAATCGAAATTATCACGAATATATCGGAGCAAATTCATTTACTTGCCTTAAACGCTGCGATCGAAGCAGCCAGGGCTGGAAATGCCGGGAAAGGATTTGCGGTGGTTGCGGACGAAATTTCCAAGCTTGCTGACAAAACATCGAACAGTACGAAAGATATAGAAGAAATCATTCAATCCAACGAAGCGGAAATCGGAATCGGAGTCGGTAATATCAAAGAGACCGTAGCCGTTATCGGCGGGATTATTCGCGATATTCAAATCATCTACGATAGAATGTCCGAAGTGTCTTCCTTCATGGGCGAACAGTTAAAACGGAACGAATCTGTTAATCGAAGTGGCGTAGAGGTAAAGAGCAGATCGGATTCGATTCGCGCCGCCGTTCAGGAGCAGAAATTGGCGATCGAAGAAATCGCAAGAACTATATCGAACATAAACGATTTAACTCAGTCCAACGCCGCTTCGTCGGAAGA
The sequence above is a segment of the Leptospira fainei serovar Hurstbridge str. BUT 6 genome. Coding sequences within it:
- a CDS encoding methyl-accepting chemotaxis protein — protein: MQGISKDINRFTLRFILFTEVIGYTVAVPIGLLLFYLVLDLDAKQTRNLIFSAATVSAALLAYTFFATRWKLSPLLNYRNQFATGAVNRDTVFKAQRALFRLPFIHSIDVGLRMFLGGAITAILFDYLSPETGADIYNLFGILLFITASLAMHFYLATDRLKDNLSRTDLFGSIDSGSLVKLSLNRTLSLTFFFIVFVLSIGVSTVVYKLTYNSIRIAYFGQMKNISQTLDLLTETLYREAESEAKDVTENRNIVFQLSKFQYKDASESLNRFLLTSVKFEGIAVWTEETDSYRKLSSSGTLVEEPSAYVNQFALPAPKELKVILEKNGIYLTEPGASSVTGAPVILYIKELQIPNGPKSFAVFSFKIGDLTTWILQSIKVGKTGYPGIMSPKMTFLNHINPSFRLKNIQEFSFRDAFTGSVDDVPVRYTLDGIFKFMIYKTNQKYGFKSFVAVENEEISNQALNTALYMIAISFVGLIFVGALIYFVLTKNLQPLKESRDLIEKMAEGDLGHTISVFSRNEIGEMSISINEFNKKVKNVLGKISDASSNLASSSEEMSATLRSISDNAQGQAASAEEISASIEEISAGMDSISYQTEEQVRLLDRLGGEMNEFSASIRNTSKNVEDTLGQVKRITEDAKKGGKTLELTNASIGKISRSSEEISGVIEIITNISEQIHLLALNAAIEAARAGNAGKGFAVVADEISKLADKTSNSTKDIEEIIQSNEAEIGIGVGNIKETVAVIGGIIRDIQIIYDRMSEVSSFMGEQLKRNESVNRSGVEVKSRSDSIRAAVQEQKLAIEEIARTISNINDLTQSNAASSEELSSSSVGLANLAEDLKKDSGYFHF